AGAATTGAATGCTCTCATAATGGGAGACAGCTGTTTCAAACAAATGGAAGGGGTCAGTTAGTTGAAGTGGCGGCTAAAATTTATGGGATTTCTACTGCACAAAAAATGATTCCTATTCATCATGAGACATTGGATTTCTCAATTCGGGGATGGATTGCCAAACCAGAGATTACAAGAGCCTCTCGAAATTACATATCGACATTCATAAATGGAAGATATATTAAAAACTATGGACTTAATCGCGCCATAATAGAAGGGTATCACACTTTATTACCGATAGGTCGCTATCCATTGGCTATCCTTCATATTGAAATGGACCCTATTTTAGTAGATGTCAATGTTCATCCTGCTAAATGGGAGGTGCGGTTTAGTAAGGAAAAAGATTTGTATGAAGCGGTTGAATATGCTGTAAGAGAGGCCTTTAGAAGAGAAACTCTTATTCCAAACATTCAAAAAAAGGAAAAGAAAAAAGATATGTCAAAACAAACATCTCTTGACTTTTCAGCGCCTAGATATACCCCTTCTCATCCAATATCAGATCAGCCTACAAATGATAAGGAAGTAGAATTTTTAATTAAGGAGAAAAAGTTAGAAGAAGAACGGCTATTCGAAAGCCAACCGGCTATTAGGTCAAACCAGGACAAAATAGATCTAAATCTCCCAGATGTCTCAACGGATCACGATGATAAACAATTATCAGGAGAAATAAAAACAAGAGTACCAAAGCTTTTTCCTATTGGTCAATTACATGGAACGTATATTTTAGCTCAAAATGACCAAGGATTGTATATAATAGACCAACATGCTGCGCAGGAACGTGTTAAATATGAATTCTATAAAGAAAAAATTGGTGAGGTTGAGCATGAAGTGCAGGAGCTGATTGTTCCATTAACCTTTGATTTATCGAGTCAAGAATCTATGTTTGTGTCGAATCATTTATCTTTGTTTGAAGAAGTTGGATTATTCATAGAGCCATTTGGTAGTAATAGCTTTATGGTTCGATCTCACCCAACTTGGTTTCCAAAAGGAGAAGAGGAAACAGTTATTCAGGATATTATAGAGCAAGTGTTAGAGACGGAAAGTACAAATATTCATAAATTGCGTGAAGATACTGCGATATTAATGTCATGTAAAAGATCTATAAAAGCTAATCATCATTTAACCCATTCAGATATGGAGCGTTTACTTGATGATTTAAGTCAAACTACAGACCCTTTTACCTGTCCTCATGGAAGACCTATTATTATTCATTATTCGACATATGAGCTTGAAAAACTTTTTAAACGTGTCATGTAGAGAGGAAGAAATTTGTGATTTCACCAATTATTATTGTAGGTCCTACGGCTGTGGGGAAAACAAAGCTAAGTATTGAAGTCGCAAAAGCGTTTCAGGGAGAAGTGATTAGTGGGGATTCCATGCAGGTATATAAAG
This genomic window from Bacillaceae bacterium S4-13-56 contains:
- the mutL gene encoding DNA mismatch repair endonuclease MutL, whose translation is MGKIRLMPEQLANKIAAGEVVERPASVIKELVENSLDANSTWLKIELEEAGLSSIKVTDNGDGMEEDDCEQAFFRHATSKIMSENDLFHVRTLGFRGEALASIAAVSKLTIMSSTGQFAGTELYLEGGRIKEKRKSDARKGTTIIIQDLFYNTPARLKYMKTIHTELGHITDLLNRIALSNPNVRIECSHNGRQLFQTNGRGQLVEVAAKIYGISTAQKMIPIHHETLDFSIRGWIAKPEITRASRNYISTFINGRYIKNYGLNRAIIEGYHTLLPIGRYPLAILHIEMDPILVDVNVHPAKWEVRFSKEKDLYEAVEYAVREAFRRETLIPNIQKKEKKKDMSKQTSLDFSAPRYTPSHPISDQPTNDKEVEFLIKEKKLEEERLFESQPAIRSNQDKIDLNLPDVSTDHDDKQLSGEIKTRVPKLFPIGQLHGTYILAQNDQGLYIIDQHAAQERVKYEFYKEKIGEVEHEVQELIVPLTFDLSSQESMFVSNHLSLFEEVGLFIEPFGSNSFMVRSHPTWFPKGEEETVIQDIIEQVLETESTNIHKLREDTAILMSCKRSIKANHHLTHSDMERLLDDLSQTTDPFTCPHGRPIIIHYSTYELEKLFKRVM